The DNA sequence CAATGTGAATTGAAATAATAgatacatataaaaaatatattttgagggTTGGTGGGTTTGATGTTTGTGGCCCCAAGCTGTATTTGGATATTTAGATCACACTTACAACGTATGATGGGTTTTTATATTAtactaaaatattaatttatttttaaaatgatagatattcatccatccattatTCAAATCTTTTTAGGGGTCGCAAGAGTGCCATCTTTATCCAGTACACACGCACTGACACAAGAAAAACATGCAAAGACCTCCTGaacaataaatgtaaaagaaGACATTTTCTGGTTGTCAAACGTAATAAAAACACGTCTATAGTTAATGTGAACTCTGCTAGGGTGACTTAAGAGGAACTGAACTTATACACACTAAATATTACCTTGTGATCAGTTAGGTAGAAGTAGTTACTGTAGGAAGTTAATGTTACTTTTgatatttagttatttaatgcagCTATACACCTATAGACATCTCTACATATTTATGTTTGACATACATGTCCAGATCCTTTTAGGGGccaactgtatatatatattttttgttttcatgATTTATTACGCCTGCTTTGAGATTTCTGTTTCTTGAGATGCAAATGTATAAAGAAGCATATGCTTATGttcatgtatatatatattttaagtgtattaTTTTGACTATGACTATTTTAGAGATAGTAATTTTGTAGCACAACAAAAGTTAAAACACAAGTATATCAGCCATATAAAAAcctttttgaaaaaaacaaaaacatgtatataaatatgcacactgCACTTTGCATATGCATATGTTTCAGTTTCATTGCGATGGCCTGCCAATATAAGAACAGTACAGTACAGCAAAGACAATAACAAACAGTTGGTTTCTAATGTTTACAAAGGGCAGTccattaaagttttgtttttattatggtTATCAATGATCAGTAAAGTACAACATGAATGCTTTATGCCGTTTTAAAGCATTTTGTCTATTGTATTATATATGGTAGTGTTACAGAAAAGCTGCATATGAACTTAAATTATATTTAGGAGGAAATGACAGATCTAAAACAGATTTATTTTTACTATTAAAGTTGAATAGGGTTTAGATGTAGGCTAATAGATTTAGATGGAGTTTTCTGTCATGACGATGTCTTGCACCTTTGCATACAGATTGTAACATACTTCTGTCTTAAAGTGTTACGTTTCACACATGCAGTACATATGCCAGCAGGGGTTTATTCCCATAACCTGAGAACATTCATTAATGGCTTATTTAAAACTGTGAAATTGTATGAATGCCTTTATATACACTATGAACACACTGCTGAGGAAAGAGTTTAAGTCTTTTATCGATGCTATTTAGATTGGGGTGTATGGGACTTTATGATGGTTACAgtgtgcatttaaaaacattgtgGCTTTTCTCTTATGATTATGTATCATAAATCACATTTGTAAATAAATtcaataaatatgaataaaatcaCTATTATTGGTTGAGCATTTACTTCAAAATCACAATAAGGTGAGGCATATTATAAACCTTATTGTCTTCTTTTGAGGAGATCTTAGATTGTTTTAGATGCATGTTGGTAAAGCTCCAGTAAAACAAATTATGTTGTGGTAGACACATTCAAAGTAAATCTAACAACTAAGATATATGTTCAaacttttaaacaatactaactGGCCCTCATTTGTTTATAAGCAAATCATACAACAATATTTTGTTAACTTGTAACAATGAtttattttcctttaaaaatcaTACTGTCCACTGTTACTGTGTACAATGTGTGTAAGAAAACATCAGAATATGGAAAAAACTATGCACGTTTACCCTGTCATTTCAAAAtgattaaaataagaaaacGTAGATAGTTTCTGTACTCACAGCATATAAGAATGGCAAAATAGAGAGGGTGTGTCACATCAGCAAATACCTCATAATGACAGCGAGGATAGTAATATTAGGCacacatgcaaaaaaatcactgcaaaaataaataacaaatgatCAAAATATCTCGTTTTATCAAATAACTTTTATAGATTTGAAAAGTATTTTTATCGTGTGTCATTTTATGCTCAACTGTAGTTATCCGAGCAATGTGTTAGACATGCCAAAATcacacataaaaataaaataagaaacattttacaAACTTACCATGTGCGTAAATGTTtgaccatttaaaacaaaacctcTGCTTAACAATATGTGCTCCTATTGTGATTAACATAAGGTCCCAAAGGTACTTTAAAGTAATTTCCCACCATTACACACCATACTAATATTCAGGACAcatttattgtgtttataaaaaaggcaaaacaaaaacatttttacaacaAATTGCTGCAAATCTTTTAAattaattgatttatttatatatctgtGCCTAAAGCAGAACTTCCAGTAAAGCTGATATGTAATTACTGCAGAAATCATAATAACAGTGGATATTATGAATTTCACTTTCCATGTTTCTACAATAACACGGAATTACCATAGTCCATGAAAAATATTTACGGTCAAGACAAATGATTATTTCATTTCAACACAGGCTAGATTTATGTGTTAAAGAGTCTTCACGTATGAGGAATTGTTAAATGTATCTGCTGCCCTCTGTTGGCCGTCGGTTTGAATTGCAGTCATCGGTGACCGTCAGGGATGCCAAGTGCAACATTcttgtgttattttttgtaGTATATGCAGAGATAAACAGATGACAGTTCAGTTGGCTCCTGTCTTCGAAGTGTGTATTTTAGCAATCCTTGCTTCTTCATCTATCTCATCCATTATTTTCTCCTGTGATACAGAGTAGAAAGTGTAGCCGTCTGGATGCAGCTGGTAAAGGAATATAGTAGTTACACAGATCCAGTCTGACTACTAGGTTACAGGAACTgctaaacaaaataataattatagttATTAATACTTCAATTCGCATAACCCATGACAAAAACATGACTAGTGATGATGTAACGGTGCACTATTAAGTACTAAAAACGTAATATCTTGTAACATAAACCAATGTACTGTATATGAGTTATGGGTTCTAATAACATGGTTTGGAACAGtactacaattaaaaataaattataatataatactAAAAACTTTAAACATAATTTACAGTAAACCATTTAACATGACAAACTTAATAGGATATCTGCGCGTTGGTTGATCATGCAATAATGCACCCACGTGTAAATTAGCACATATTATAGATCTACAAATTATCTCCCATTTCTTATAACGTTACCTGTTCAGAAATGTACCAAACCGGATAAATTACCGGACTGAAGACAGTAGGATAACTCACTCTTACATCATGCCATTATAACCTTGTATAACAAGTTGTTAAGGATACAAATGCCAAGTACTACAGCTCCGATGGCGAGTCCTGTCGCAACGTTTCGACCCCTGAGCTTCTCTGTTTTCTTCTTCCATTGGGCCATTTCCACTTGTCGGATAAATTGCAGTTGTTCCCTACTGAGTTCTTCCTTTGTAGGGTCTATTCTCTTTGCAAAATTGGCTTCAGGCTTTGGGTCCCCTTGACTACTCTTGTCAGCCATGTTAGAAGCGCTGTCACTGTGACGTAAACGAGAGGTTATTTACATGTCAATGCTGCACTGTTTTTGCGCAGCTAGCTTTTGCAACCCAACGTTAACCCAGTTaaacacattttataaaaatgtagaaatgaatgtaaaaacatcttaaaaacaTCTTAAGTTTACTGTGCACTctagtttaatttaaatgttttaaatatatattgaaTACCTCAAGGTATGCGTCATTTTGTCGCAgtgcttttttgtttcttttctcaGCGCATGCTACTGATAGTCCAATCACAAACGTTTATGATTAATAAACAACAATTTTGAagaattaataaacaatgataTTAGAAACTTATAGTGAATATTTTATTGATACCACCCGTTAAAATAATctgatttaaataattttacagttttttatatgttaaataattttaacataaatctacAGATTCAAAGACGAACGAGCGCCATCTTACGGACATTTCGCCACAGTCGCATAAATAGGTGGATCTTGAAAACCGGACGTCAAATTAAAGACTATTAATATAGTTAATTATTTGTGTAATGATAATTTAGCTCGACGAACATATAATGGAAAAAAAGAGCGACGTTATCATCTCCACACAGCAAACCAAGAAACCTGAGGTTTAGGGATGTGTCTATAGACATTTTATCTGATACTCTCGCCTACCTCAATAATATAAACAGATCCAACTTAAAAACTGTATCGTATCTGTGTGGAAATCTGAAAGATCAAAAAATAGTGGGTAAGTGTTAGCCTCACAATAGCACAATAGAAGTTTGTCTGCTTCTGTCAACCTGTTTTATTTACCTCAAGAAATACTGAGGGTGTTAGCTAGCGTAGTTCACTAATGTTATCAGATGGTAATACAGGCAGATTTTgtcataaatgtaataaaatactgTATTCATGTATCGCAGTGTTTACAttgtaatacaaaaaaaaaagattttacaattGTACAAAAGATTATACACCATAAACACCATAAAACATTGATAACCATGTTTAGGGGTTTAAGGggttaacattttttttgtatcatTTACCCACCCTGAAGTTGTTTGAAACTTGTATAAGGGTATGTCTCAGATTTAGGGCCAAATTAGGTTACTGCaattttcaaaattaaaattcCAAATTTGACTAACTGGTATTATCAGTCCTTAAGTCAGGAGCGACGTTATGAGCTTGGCTGAGAGACCATAAGATAAGGgaatttatgattttttttgccattttcgtAACGTTAACTATGTCAAGTAAATGTGTCTTTACCATCACATCATCGaatatatgcaaaaaattaaACTTAAATGATAAATCAGTGCTTGTAAAACATTTTGTGGTTTCACATGTAATCGAATTTATCTTTTAAAGAGATTTTTATTTGCAAGATGAATTATAGTCATTTACGTATTTCTGATTCATCAATCTACCCTGGCTTGGAATATAAGCTTATTTTAAGTGAATgccatatatcaaaactttttaataGTGATCATTTAGACTGTTCAACATTGTCAGAATGTATAATTGTAGGAGGCTTttgttatttatacataatttattgGCAAAATTATGTTTTGTGCTGGTAATGACTGTGCtggtaatgacatttttgtcaaaaaaatagCCCTACTAGCTAAGATGTaacatgtaatgtaatgtacaccattttaactattaaagtgatacaaatatttcaataatgtttaaaaatacagaaatacaacACATATGGTAATGACGCACAATAAGTGTACATGCCCAAGACAAAGAATAAAGAgtagatttacttacttttctggACATCAAGGCATCAGTCTGGCAGCTTGAAATCCATGTGCTCCACTATGTCATTAGCTTACCATGGCTaccaaataaacttttgataaaAAACAGTGGAAAAGTCCCTTTATGCAGAGCGTGTTGGTAATGACAGCTAAACCATCctagacagcagacgactctgagCCAGATCCGCACCGGATCAGCGCCAGATCTGTTGACTTCGGCACAGATCCGGagcggatccggcccagagtcgtctgctgtctgggatggGACAAGTAGAAATTACgcaaaataaagtacaaaatgcATATATATGCTTATCTGTGCATGTAGTTTATTAGttcaagtaacatttaattcatatgcatatattttatttattaatttatggtAAATAATGTTTGAAATATGGCACGACATGTGAAAACTCAACACCAAAAACAGATATTGTACCACAAAACACcaataaaatgtgataaaattattagtaagAGCAGCCATAAAAAGTCTaggcttgtttttgtttaaaaacaattattggTGTTCAAATTTATTAGATTTGATTCTTTTTAATAGAATTACACCCTGGCGACATAAATAGGCCCGAATTCTGGGAAATAcccataaatgtctttgttatgctgaatacaaaggaagatgttttaagaatgtttgtaactaagcagatctggggcacaaTTGACTCTCATAGTAGgacaaaataatactatggaaatcaatggtgccccagatctgtttttttttttttagaatatcttcatttgtgttcaacagaacaaagacatttatacaggtttatacatgagggtgagtaaatgaagacagaactttcatttttttGGTAAACTATCTGGCACCAGCTATtactttaaaactttttataacTGCATTATcacatttgtgttttaaaatgaTGCAGATGTTATTTTTATCCACAGAGTCTGTGTTTTACGTTTGTGCTGAACTAGGACTTGACCCTGTGGTTGGATACTATGCCATTGAGATACTGAACAGGTAACTCAAATACTCATGATTCATTTTATGAAGTTTATTCaactaagttcgggaggagcatggtcatgtgatccaaccaatcagtgcaaagaggtgcctataaatagcagtccctcacctctgtcccgtgacagatttttgcagcatccctcctccaccccgtCACCTCACTCTCATCTAGTTTCATTTAACCCAGTTAAAGAGGGGGGAGTACTCTGGATTTGGGCTAAAattccgagctcggagccctctcctcggaaagcacgccaaatatgctttatctgaTTCCCTATTTAATGAACAACCTCATTAAAAGCTTCACTTTCTCCTACTGTAGGTTTCTGGCCAAATATCTTGAAGGTCTAATCGTCAGCCAGCGGAAGCAACCCACACGAAGTCTTTCATGTAAGGACAAAGGAAACTATACGGATCTCATCCACCAAACTCTCAAGGAGAAGTTCTTTCTTCTCACCCTCTCCAGTGTTCAGATAGCCAGCAAACTGGACCTGCACTTGAATGTACGAATGCAGAACACGATgaagaacaaaaacatttttatatcacATTCATATAGTGGTTTATTTTGGTTGTTTTCTCATCTAGGTTGTAAACA is a window from the Misgurnus anguillicaudatus chromosome 4, ASM2758022v2, whole genome shotgun sequence genome containing:
- the coa3a gene encoding cytochrome c oxidase assembly factor 3 homolog, mitochondrial — protein: MADKSSQGDPKPEANFAKRIDPTKEELSREQLQFIRQVEMAQWKKKTEKLRGRNVATGLAIGAVVLGIYGYTFYSVSQEKIMDEIDEEARIAKIHTSKTGAN